From Nitrobacter sp. NHB1, a single genomic window includes:
- the lpdA gene encoding dihydrolipoyl dehydrogenase: MATYDLIVIGTGPGGYVCAIRAAQLGMKVAVVEKNPTLGGTCLNVGCMPSKALLYASEMFEEAGHSFAKMGVTVSAPKLDLPTMMNFKQQGIDGNVKGVEFLMKKNKIDVISGTGRILAARKVEVSGADGKKQTVETKTIVIATGSDVAKLKGIDIDEKRIVSSTGALSLDKVPGKLLIVGAGVIGLELGSVWHRLGAQVTVVEFLDRILPGMDGEIAKQFQRILEKQGFAFKLGAKVTGVDTSGKTLVAQVEPAAGGAAETIEADVVLVAIGRTPYTDGLGLKEAGVALDDRGRVEIDAHFATNVKGVYAIGDVVAGPMLAHKAEDEGVACAEILAGQAGHVNYDVIPGVIYTTPEVSSVGKTEDELKQAGTAYTVGKFPFTANGRSKVNQTTDGFVKILADAKTDRVLGVHIIGREAGEMIHEACVLMEFGGSAEDLARTCHAHPTRSEAIKEAALAVGKRAIHM, encoded by the coding sequence ATGGCGACTTACGACCTCATCGTTATCGGCACCGGCCCTGGAGGTTACGTCTGCGCCATTCGCGCGGCACAGCTCGGCATGAAGGTCGCCGTGGTCGAGAAGAACCCGACGCTCGGGGGCACCTGTCTCAATGTCGGCTGCATGCCCTCGAAGGCGCTGCTGTACGCCTCGGAAATGTTCGAGGAAGCCGGGCATTCGTTTGCAAAGATGGGCGTGACGGTCTCCGCGCCGAAACTCGACCTGCCAACGATGATGAACTTCAAGCAGCAGGGCATCGACGGCAACGTCAAGGGCGTCGAGTTTTTAATGAAAAAGAACAAGATCGACGTCATCAGCGGCACGGGCAGGATTCTCGCCGCCCGCAAGGTCGAGGTGTCAGGCGCCGACGGCAAGAAGCAAACCGTGGAAACCAAGACCATCGTTATCGCCACCGGCTCCGATGTCGCGAAGCTCAAGGGCATCGACATCGACGAGAAGCGCATCGTGTCCTCGACCGGCGCGCTGTCGCTCGACAAGGTGCCGGGCAAGCTTCTGATCGTCGGCGCCGGCGTGATCGGCCTCGAACTCGGCTCGGTGTGGCACCGGCTCGGTGCGCAGGTCACGGTGGTGGAATTCCTCGATCGCATCCTGCCCGGCATGGACGGGGAGATCGCCAAGCAATTCCAGCGCATCCTCGAAAAGCAGGGCTTTGCGTTCAAGCTCGGCGCCAAGGTCACCGGCGTCGATACCTCAGGCAAGACGCTGGTGGCGCAGGTCGAGCCAGCCGCGGGCGGCGCGGCCGAGACGATCGAAGCCGACGTGGTGCTGGTCGCGATCGGCCGCACGCCCTACACCGACGGCCTTGGCCTGAAGGAAGCGGGTGTCGCGCTCGACGATCGCGGCCGTGTCGAGATCGACGCGCATTTCGCGACCAATGTGAAAGGCGTCTATGCCATCGGCGACGTGGTCGCGGGACCGATGCTCGCGCACAAGGCCGAGGACGAGGGCGTGGCCTGCGCGGAAATCCTCGCCGGCCAGGCCGGCCATGTGAACTACGACGTGATACCCGGCGTGATCTACACCACGCCCGAGGTCTCCTCGGTCGGCAAGACCGAGGACGAGTTGAAGCAGGCGGGAACGGCCTACACCGTCGGCAAGTTTCCGTTCACGGCCAATGGCCGCTCCAAGGTCAACCAGACCACCGACGGCTTTGTGAAGATTCTCGCGGATGCCAAGACCGATCGCGTGCTCGGCGTGCACATCATCGGCCGCGAGGCCGGCGAGATGATCCACGAGGCCTGCGTGCTGATGGAATTCGGCGGCTCGGCGGAAGACCTCGCCCGCACCTGCCACGCTCACCCGACGCGATCGGAAGCCATCAAGGAAGCCGCCCTCGCCGTAGGCAAACGCGCCATCCACATGTGA
- a CDS encoding tyrosine recombinase XerC, with amino-acid sequence MAKPAPEPLPDLACAAPDLGQQMVRWLAHLRAERRLSPKTCEAYARDARQCLMFLSQHWGGLVTLKRFASLEASDVRAFMAARRADDIGGRSLMRALAGLRSFARFLEREGLGKVGALSAIRAPKVGKSLPKPIHISAAKRFADASERAGEDREPWIWARDAAVMALLYGSGLRISEALGLKRRDVPQPGAGDVLVVTGKGNKTRMVPVLQNVLALVQEYVAMCPHSLPPEGPIFVGARGGPLKARIIQLVMARMRGALGLPDSATPHALRHSFATHLLSRGGDLRAIQELLGHASLSTTQIYTGIDSERLFEVYKTAHPRA; translated from the coding sequence ATGGCCAAACCCGCGCCAGAGCCGCTTCCCGATCTCGCCTGTGCGGCCCCGGATCTGGGGCAGCAAATGGTGCGATGGCTGGCGCATCTGCGGGCCGAGCGCCGGCTATCGCCCAAGACGTGTGAGGCCTATGCGCGGGACGCCCGGCAGTGCCTGATGTTTCTCAGTCAGCATTGGGGTGGGTTGGTGACGCTAAAGCGCTTTGCTTCGCTGGAGGCGAGCGATGTCAGGGCCTTCATGGCCGCGCGCCGCGCCGATGACATCGGTGGCCGCTCGCTGATGCGGGCGCTGGCGGGCCTGCGTTCGTTCGCGCGATTCCTGGAACGGGAAGGGCTCGGCAAGGTCGGCGCGTTAAGCGCGATCCGCGCGCCGAAAGTCGGCAAGAGCCTGCCGAAGCCGATCCATATCAGCGCGGCGAAGCGGTTTGCGGACGCGTCCGAGCGGGCCGGCGAGGATCGCGAGCCCTGGATCTGGGCGCGCGATGCGGCGGTGATGGCGCTGCTATACGGATCGGGCTTGCGAATTTCCGAAGCGCTCGGGCTGAAGCGCCGCGATGTGCCGCAACCTGGCGCGGGCGACGTTCTGGTCGTCACCGGCAAGGGCAACAAGACGCGGATGGTGCCGGTGCTGCAAAACGTGCTGGCGCTGGTCCAAGAATATGTAGCGATGTGCCCGCATTCGCTGCCGCCGGAAGGGCCGATCTTCGTCGGTGCGCGGGGCGGCCCGCTTAAGGCCCGCATCATCCAGCTTGTCATGGCGCGAATGCGCGGCGCGCTGGGCCTGCCCGACAGCGCGACGCCACACGCGTTGCGCCATTCATTTGCGACGCACCTCTTAAGCCGCGGCGGCGACCTGCGCGCGATCCAGGAACTGCTTGGCCACGCCTCGCTCTCGACCACCCAGATCTACACCGGCATCGACAGCGAACGGCTGTTTGAGGTCTACAAGACCGCCCATCCTCGCGCCTGA
- a CDS encoding primosomal protein N' encodes MDHFSRNDTSPVSSSTTRVVDVLVPVAIDQAYSYRVPRGMEVAPGDVVTVPLGPREVIAVVWAENPAPDPRLHNRLKDIGEKLDVPPLKDELRTLVDWVANYTLSARGMVMRMSLRMGEHLGPERARPGVRLTGEPPQRMTAARQRLIAALSDGLLHGKSDAAKEAGVSAGVVDGLVDEGTLTIEPMPRPSPPPPPDPDFAVPDFSRSQRTAVDAMRALASNGTFHVALLDGVTGSGKTEVYFEAVAETIRRGKQALILMPEIVLTGQFRDRFAARFGERPLEWHSELTPRTRARNWAALAAGEAQVVVGARSALFLPYADLGLIIVDEEHDQAYKQDEGTHYHARDMAVVRAHIAKIPIVLASATPSVESEVNARKGRYQRIALTSRFGGQHMPQIELIDLRREGPPRGRFISPRLAGEIRTAIERREQALLFLNRRGYAPLTLCRACGHRFACTICDAWLVDHRFRQRLVCHHCGFSMPRPHQCPHCAAEGSLVAVGPGVERLQEEAAALFPEARTLVLSSDLVTSIETMRSELNDIAEGRVDIIIGTQLVAKGHHFPRLNLVGVIDADLGLGNGDPRAAERTFQLLNQVIGRTGREQGHGIGYLQTHQPEHPVMRALVASDREAFYASEIEARERSGYPPFGRLASLIISAGDRPTAESFARHLAAITPIDERIQVLGPAEAPLAVIKGRYRFRLLVKSARGVDLSGYLREWLAAGPKTKGNLKLEIDVDPQSFL; translated from the coding sequence ATGGATCATTTCTCGCGCAACGACACGTCCCCGGTATCGTCATCGACGACACGCGTCGTCGACGTGCTGGTTCCCGTCGCGATCGATCAGGCCTATTCCTATCGCGTGCCGCGCGGCATGGAAGTTGCGCCCGGCGACGTGGTGACGGTGCCGCTCGGACCCCGCGAGGTGATCGCCGTGGTCTGGGCCGAGAACCCCGCACCCGATCCGCGCCTGCACAACCGCTTGAAAGACATCGGCGAAAAACTCGACGTGCCGCCGCTCAAGGATGAACTGCGCACGCTGGTCGACTGGGTCGCCAACTACACGCTGTCGGCGCGCGGCATGGTGATGCGCATGAGCCTGCGAATGGGCGAGCACTTAGGGCCGGAGCGGGCGCGCCCCGGCGTGCGGCTGACCGGCGAACCGCCGCAGCGCATGACGGCGGCGCGACAGCGGCTGATCGCGGCGTTGTCCGATGGTCTGCTGCACGGAAAATCCGACGCGGCAAAGGAGGCCGGCGTCAGCGCCGGCGTCGTCGACGGGCTCGTCGACGAGGGCACGCTGACGATTGAGCCGATGCCGCGGCCGTCGCCGCCACCGCCGCCTGACCCGGACTTCGCCGTGCCGGATTTTTCCCGATCGCAGCGGACGGCCGTGGACGCGATGCGCGCGCTGGCGTCGAACGGCACGTTCCACGTCGCGCTGCTCGACGGCGTCACCGGCTCGGGCAAGACTGAGGTCTACTTCGAAGCAGTCGCCGAAACCATCCGCCGCGGTAAACAGGCGCTGATCCTGATGCCGGAGATCGTGCTGACCGGGCAGTTCCGTGACCGTTTCGCCGCCCGCTTCGGCGAGCGGCCGCTGGAGTGGCATTCCGAACTGACACCGCGCACCCGCGCGCGCAACTGGGCTGCCCTCGCGGCGGGCGAGGCGCAAGTCGTGGTCGGCGCACGCTCGGCGCTGTTTCTCCCTTATGCCGATCTCGGATTGATCATCGTCGATGAGGAGCACGACCAGGCCTATAAGCAGGACGAAGGCACGCACTATCACGCCCGCGACATGGCCGTGGTGCGCGCGCATATCGCGAAAATCCCGATCGTGCTGGCGTCGGCGACCCCATCGGTGGAGAGCGAGGTCAATGCGCGCAAGGGACGCTACCAGCGCATCGCGCTGACGTCCCGGTTCGGCGGTCAGCACATGCCGCAGATCGAGCTGATCGATCTGCGCCGCGAGGGACCGCCGCGCGGCCGCTTCATTTCCCCGCGTCTCGCAGGCGAGATTCGCACCGCCATCGAACGGCGGGAGCAAGCGCTGCTGTTTCTCAACCGCCGTGGCTATGCACCGCTGACCTTGTGCCGGGCCTGCGGCCATCGCTTCGCCTGCACCATCTGCGATGCATGGCTGGTCGATCACCGCTTCCGCCAGCGGCTGGTGTGCCATCACTGCGGCTTCTCGATGCCGCGCCCGCACCAATGCCCGCATTGCGCCGCCGAGGGATCGCTGGTGGCGGTCGGCCCCGGCGTCGAGCGGTTGCAGGAAGAAGCCGCCGCGCTATTTCCCGAGGCCCGCACCCTGGTGCTGTCGAGCGATCTGGTCACCTCGATCGAAACCATGCGCTCGGAACTCAATGACATCGCGGAGGGCCGCGTCGACATCATCATCGGCACGCAACTGGTGGCCAAGGGACATCACTTTCCGCGCCTGAACCTCGTCGGCGTCATCGACGCCGACCTCGGACTCGGCAACGGCGATCCTCGCGCCGCGGAGCGAACCTTCCAACTGCTCAACCAGGTGATCGGCCGCACCGGCCGCGAGCAGGGCCACGGCATCGGCTATCTGCAAACCCATCAGCCCGAACATCCGGTGATGAGGGCGCTGGTCGCAAGCGACCGCGAAGCGTTCTACGCCAGCGAGATCGAGGCACGGGAGCGCTCGGGCTATCCGCCGTTCGGCCGGCTGGCGAGCCTGATTATTTCCGCAGGCGACCGCCCGACCGCAGAGAGTTTTGCCCGCCACCTGGCGGCGATCACGCCGATCGACGAGCGCATTCAGGTGCTCGGACCGGCGGAAGCGCCGCTCGCCGTGATCAAGGGCCGCTATCGTTTCCGGCTGCTGGTGAAGTCGGCGCGCGGCGTGGATCTGTCCGGCTATTTGCGCGAATGGCTCGCCGCGGGACCGAAGACCAAAGGCAATCTCAAGCTGGAGATCGACGTCGATCCCCAGAGCTTTCTTTGA
- a CDS encoding septal ring lytic transglycosylase RlpA family protein, with translation MVHSLKSTWGFLIRPRTVAAVIAATVLIAGSVTEASARSRNHHRHHHYHHHHHDRAHHAAGHGTAGSSWMNANASLGRSAGSHRSFSGMASYYGSESGSRTASGQRFNQNAMTAAHRSLPFGTRLRVTHGSRSVVVTINDRGPFIRGRVLDLSKGAARAIGLTGRGVGRVVAEVM, from the coding sequence ATGGTGCACTCGCTAAAGTCGACGTGGGGGTTTCTAATCCGGCCGCGCACGGTAGCTGCCGTGATCGCCGCTACCGTTCTGATTGCGGGGAGCGTGACCGAGGCATCGGCCCGCTCGCGCAACCATCACCGGCATCATCATTATCATCATCACCATCACGACCGGGCACATCATGCTGCGGGCCACGGCACCGCGGGCTCGTCTTGGATGAACGCCAATGCGTCCTTGGGGCGTTCCGCCGGTTCGCACCGGTCGTTCTCCGGCATGGCCTCCTATTACGGCAGTGAGTCCGGCAGCCGCACCGCGTCCGGCCAGCGCTTCAACCAGAACGCCATGACCGCCGCCCATCGCAGTCTGCCGTTCGGGACCAGACTGAGGGTCACCCATGGCAGCCGCAGCGTGGTCGTCACCATCAACGATCGCGGTCCGTTCATCCGCGGCCGCGTGCTGGATCTTTCGAAAGGCGCCGCCCGCGCGATAGGGTTGACCGGCCGCGGCGTCGGCCGCGTGGTCGCCGAGGTGATGTAA
- a CDS encoding F0F1 ATP synthase subunit delta: MAAVESSVSGVSGRYATALFELAREDKSIDAVKADLDRLDAMLADSPELVRLVRSPVFSADTQAKALGAVLDKAGIGGTTAKFLKVLTANRRLFAVTDVIRAFRALVAKFKGEATAEVTVAETLNKKNLDALTTALKSVTGKDITLSVKVDPSIIGGLVVKLGSRMVDSSLRTKLNSIKHAMKEAG, encoded by the coding sequence GTGGCTGCTGTAGAATCCTCGGTTTCCGGTGTGTCCGGCCGTTATGCGACGGCCCTGTTCGAACTGGCCCGCGAAGACAAATCGATAGACGCCGTCAAGGCCGACCTCGACAGGCTCGATGCCATGCTGGCGGACAGCCCTGAACTGGTCCGCCTGGTGCGCAGCCCGGTTTTCAGCGCCGATACGCAGGCCAAGGCGCTCGGCGCCGTGCTCGACAAGGCCGGAATCGGCGGCACGACCGCGAAGTTCCTGAAAGTTTTGACTGCCAACCGCCGGCTGTTTGCGGTCACTGACGTGATCCGGGCGTTCCGCGCGCTGGTCGCGAAGTTCAAGGGCGAGGCCACGGCAGAGGTCACCGTCGCCGAAACGCTTAATAAGAAGAATCTGGACGCGCTGACGACCGCGCTGAAATCAGTGACGGGCAAGGACATCACGCTCAGCGTGAAGGTCGATCCGTCCATCATCGGCGGGCTTGTCGTCAAGCTCGGCAGCCGCATGGTGGACAGTTCGCTCCGCACCAAACTCAATTCGATCAAGCACGCGATGAAAGAGGCAGGCTGA
- the atpA gene encoding F0F1 ATP synthase subunit alpha has translation MDIRAAEISAILKDQIKNFGKEAEVSEVGQVLSVGDGIARVYGLDNIQAGEMVEFENGTRGMALNLETDNVGIVIFGADREIKEGQTVKRTRAIVDAPVGKGLLGRVVDALGNPIDGKGPIQATERKRVDVKAPGIIPRKSVHEPMATGLKAIDALIPIGRGQRELIIGDRQTGKTAIALDTILNQKPLNVAGAPESQKLYCVYVAVGQKRSTVAQFVKVLEEQGALEYSIVVAATASDPAPMQYLAPFTGCTMGEYFRDNGMHAVIIYDDLSKQAVAYRQMSLLLRRPPGREAYPGDVFYLHSRLLERAAKLNDSQGNGSLTALPVIETQANDVSAYIPTNVISITDGQIFLETDLFFQGIRPAVNVGLSVSRVGSSAQTKAMKKVAGKIKGELAQYREMAAFAQFGSDLDASTQRLLNRGSRLTELLKQPQFSPLKMEEQVVVIWAGTNGYLDKLPLNKVRAFEDGLLSLLHGKHADVLSTIRESRDLSDDTAAKLKAAVEGYAKTFA, from the coding sequence ATGGACATCCGCGCCGCGGAAATTTCCGCGATCCTGAAGGACCAGATCAAAAATTTCGGCAAGGAGGCCGAAGTTTCCGAAGTCGGACAGGTGCTGTCCGTCGGCGACGGCATTGCCCGCGTCTATGGCCTCGACAACATCCAGGCTGGCGAGATGGTCGAGTTCGAAAACGGGACGCGCGGCATGGCGCTGAACCTCGAAACCGACAATGTCGGTATCGTGATTTTCGGCGCCGACCGCGAGATCAAGGAAGGCCAGACCGTCAAGCGCACCCGCGCCATCGTCGATGCGCCGGTCGGCAAGGGTCTGCTCGGCCGCGTCGTCGATGCGCTTGGCAATCCGATCGACGGCAAGGGTCCGATCCAGGCCACCGAGCGCAAGCGCGTCGACGTCAAGGCGCCCGGCATCATTCCGCGCAAGTCGGTGCACGAGCCGATGGCCACCGGTCTCAAGGCCATCGACGCCCTGATCCCGATCGGCCGCGGCCAGCGCGAGTTGATCATCGGCGACCGTCAGACCGGCAAGACCGCAATCGCGCTCGACACCATTCTCAATCAGAAGCCGCTGAACGTCGCGGGCGCCCCCGAGAGCCAGAAGCTCTATTGCGTCTACGTCGCGGTCGGCCAGAAGCGCTCGACCGTTGCCCAGTTCGTCAAGGTGCTCGAGGAGCAGGGCGCGCTGGAATATTCGATCGTGGTCGCGGCGACCGCCTCCGATCCGGCCCCGATGCAGTACCTCGCGCCGTTCACCGGCTGCACCATGGGCGAATACTTCCGTGACAACGGCATGCACGCCGTCATTATCTATGACGACCTCTCCAAGCAGGCCGTCGCCTATCGCCAGATGTCGCTGTTGCTGCGCCGTCCGCCGGGGCGCGAGGCCTATCCGGGCGACGTGTTCTACCTGCATTCGCGCCTTCTGGAGCGCGCCGCGAAGCTGAACGACAGCCAGGGCAACGGCTCGCTGACCGCGCTGCCTGTGATCGAGACCCAGGCCAACGACGTGTCGGCCTACATCCCGACCAACGTGATTTCGATCACCGACGGCCAGATCTTCCTCGAAACCGACCTGTTTTTCCAGGGCATCCGCCCGGCGGTGAACGTCGGTCTGTCGGTGTCGCGCGTCGGCTCGTCGGCGCAGACCAAGGCGATGAAGAAAGTCGCCGGCAAGATCAAGGGCGAACTGGCGCAATACCGCGAAATGGCGGCGTTCGCGCAGTTCGGCTCCGATCTCGATGCCTCGACCCAGCGTCTGCTCAACCGCGGCTCCCGCCTGACCGAGCTTCTGAAGCAGCCGCAATTCTCGCCGCTGAAGATGGAGGAGCAGGTGGTGGTGATCTGGGCCGGCACCAACGGCTATCTCGATAAGCTCCCCCTCAACAAGGTGCGCGCGTTCGAGGACGGGCTTTTGTCGTTGCTGCACGGCAAGCACGCCGACGTCCTCAGCACCATCCGCGAAAGCCGTGATCTGAGCGACGATACCGCCGCCAAGCTCAAGGCTGCCGTCGAGGGCTACGCCAAGACCTTCGCTTGA
- a CDS encoding F0F1 ATP synthase subunit gamma yields MASLKDMRVRIASTKATQKITKAMQMVAASKLRRAQNAAEAARPYAQKMDAVISNIASAAAGSPNASPLLVGTGKDQVHLLLVCTGERGLSGAFNSAIVRLARDRALALMNQGKEVRFFCVGRKGFEQLRRIFEKQIVETVELRSVRQLGFVNAEAIAKKVLARFEAGEFDVCTLFYSRFQSVIAQVPTAQQIIPLAIEASAGTGDSAPSYEYEPEEDEILNRLLPRNLAVQVFRALLENNASFYGAQMSAMDNATRNAGDMIRKQTLVYNRTRQAMITKELIEIISGAEAI; encoded by the coding sequence ATGGCCAGCCTTAAAGACATGCGCGTCCGCATCGCCTCGACCAAGGCGACGCAGAAGATCACCAAGGCCATGCAGATGGTGGCGGCGTCCAAGCTCCGCCGCGCGCAGAACGCCGCGGAAGCAGCGCGGCCCTACGCCCAGAAGATGGACGCGGTGATTTCCAACATCGCCAGCGCCGCAGCGGGCTCACCCAATGCGTCGCCGCTTCTGGTCGGCACCGGGAAGGATCAGGTTCACCTGCTGCTGGTCTGCACCGGCGAGCGCGGCCTGTCGGGAGCATTCAACTCGGCCATCGTCCGCCTCGCCCGTGACAGGGCGCTCGCCCTGATGAACCAGGGCAAGGAGGTCAGGTTCTTCTGCGTCGGGCGCAAGGGCTTCGAGCAGCTTCGCCGTATCTTCGAGAAACAGATCGTCGAGACCGTCGAACTGCGTTCGGTGCGCCAGCTTGGCTTCGTCAATGCCGAGGCGATTGCGAAGAAGGTGCTGGCACGGTTCGAGGCCGGCGAGTTCGACGTCTGCACCCTGTTCTATTCGCGCTTCCAGTCGGTCATTGCCCAGGTTCCGACCGCCCAGCAGATCATTCCGCTGGCAATTGAAGCCTCGGCCGGGACTGGCGATTCTGCGCCGTCCTACGAATACGAACCGGAAGAGGATGAAATTCTCAACCGGCTGCTTCCGCGCAATCTCGCGGTGCAGGTTTTCCGCGCGCTTCTGGAAAACAACGCGTCGTTCTACGGCGCGCAGATGAGCGCGATGGACAACGCGACGCGGAACGCGGGCGACATGATCCGCAAGCAGACGTTGGTTTACAACCGGACCCGTCAGGCGATGATCACGAAGGAGCTGATCGAAATCATCTCCGGCGCCGAGGCCATCTAG
- a CDS encoding organic hydroperoxide resistance protein, whose product MAYVTKATTSGGRNGRAVLDGGALALAMALPKDLGGAGDGHNPEQLFALGWSSCFGQAILVLAKKHGLDGQAAKVTCEVTLNVNDGAFSLAAELKVALPGADRAKLQALIEDAHTICPYSKATKGNVPVKLTAV is encoded by the coding sequence ATGGCTTACGTCACGAAGGCGACAACGAGCGGCGGCCGCAACGGCCGCGCCGTCCTCGACGGCGGTGCGCTGGCACTGGCGATGGCGCTGCCGAAAGATCTCGGCGGTGCCGGCGACGGCCACAACCCGGAACAGTTGTTCGCGCTTGGCTGGTCCTCCTGCTTTGGACAGGCCATTCTCGTTCTGGCGAAGAAGCATGGCCTCGACGGGCAGGCCGCCAAGGTGACCTGCGAAGTCACGCTTAATGTCAATGACGGCGCATTCTCGCTCGCTGCCGAATTGAAGGTTGCGCTGCCCGGTGCCGACAGGGCCAAGCTGCAAGCGCTGATCGAAGACGCTCACACCATCTGTCCTTATTCCAAGGCGACCAAGGGCAACGTGCCCGTCAAATTGACCGCCGTCTAA
- the atpD gene encoding F0F1 ATP synthase subunit beta has protein sequence MASPANQTGRITQVIGAVVDVQFEGHLPAILNAIETKNGNNRLVLEVAQHLGESTVRTIAMDTTEGLVRGQEVTDTGNPIMVPVGVGTLGRIINVIGEPVDEQGPVKSDGLRAIHQEAPSYTDQSTEAEILVTGIKVVDLLAPYAKGGKIGLFGGAGVGKTVLIQELINNVAKAHGGYSVFAGVGERTREGNDLYHEFIESGVNKKGGGEGSKCALVYGQMNEPPGARARVALSGLTVAEHFRDQGQDVLFFVDNIFRFTQAGSEVSALLGRIPSAVGYQPTLATDMGALQERITTTTKGSITSIQAIYVPADDLTDPAPATSFAHLDATTTLNRAISEKGIYPAVDPLDSTSRMLSPLIVGEEHYQTARMVQQVLQRYKSLQDIIAILGMDELSEEDKVAVARARKIERFLSQPFFVAEVFTGSPGKFVDLADTIKGFRDLCQGKYDHLPEAAFYMVGTIEEAVEKGKKLATEAA, from the coding sequence ATGGCATCCCCCGCCAATCAGACCGGACGCATCACGCAAGTCATCGGCGCCGTCGTCGACGTGCAGTTCGAAGGCCACCTGCCGGCCATTCTCAACGCCATCGAAACCAAGAACGGCAATAACCGCCTGGTTCTCGAGGTTGCCCAGCATCTCGGCGAATCCACTGTGCGCACCATAGCCATGGACACCACCGAGGGTCTGGTCCGTGGTCAGGAAGTCACCGACACCGGCAACCCGATCATGGTGCCGGTCGGCGTTGGCACGCTGGGCCGCATCATCAATGTCATCGGTGAGCCGGTCGACGAACAGGGTCCGGTCAAGTCAGACGGCCTGCGCGCGATCCATCAGGAAGCGCCGAGCTACACCGACCAGTCGACCGAAGCCGAAATTCTCGTCACCGGCATCAAGGTCGTCGATCTGCTGGCGCCTTACGCCAAGGGCGGCAAGATCGGCCTGTTCGGCGGCGCCGGTGTCGGCAAGACCGTGCTGATTCAGGAACTGATAAACAACGTCGCCAAGGCGCACGGCGGCTACTCGGTGTTCGCCGGCGTCGGCGAGCGGACCCGTGAGGGCAACGACCTCTATCACGAGTTCATCGAATCCGGCGTCAACAAGAAGGGCGGCGGCGAAGGCTCCAAGTGTGCGCTGGTCTATGGCCAGATGAACGAGCCTCCGGGCGCTCGCGCCCGCGTTGCGCTGTCCGGTCTGACCGTCGCCGAGCACTTCCGCGATCAGGGCCAGGACGTGCTGTTCTTCGTCGACAACATCTTCCGTTTCACGCAGGCTGGCTCGGAAGTGTCGGCGCTGCTCGGACGTATTCCGTCAGCCGTGGGTTATCAGCCGACGCTCGCGACCGACATGGGCGCGCTGCAGGAGCGCATCACCACCACCACCAAGGGCTCGATCACCTCAATTCAGGCGATCTACGTGCCAGCCGACGACCTGACCGACCCGGCGCCGGCAACCTCGTTCGCCCACCTGGACGCGACCACGACGCTGAACCGTGCGATCTCCGAAAAGGGCATCTATCCCGCGGTGGATCCGCTCGACTCGACCTCCCGCATGCTGTCGCCGCTGATCGTCGGCGAGGAACACTATCAGACCGCGCGCATGGTTCAGCAGGTGCTGCAGCGCTACAAGTCCCTGCAGGACATCATCGCCATTCTCGGCATGGACGAACTGTCCGAAGAGGACAAGGTGGCCGTGGCCCGCGCCCGCAAGATCGAGCGCTTCCTGTCGCAACCGTTCTTCGTCGCCGAAGTGTTCACCGGCTCGCCCGGCAAATTCGTCGACCTCGCCGACACCATCAAGGGCTTCCGCGACCTTTGCCAAGGCAAATACGACCATCTGCCGGAAGCAGCGTTCTACATGGTCGGCACCATCGAGGAAGCCGTCGAGAAGGGCAAGAAGCTCGCGACCGAAGCGGCGTAA
- a CDS encoding F0F1 ATP synthase subunit epsilon, translating to MATFHFDLVSPEKLAFSGEVDQVDIPGVEGDFGVLAGHAPVVAAIRPGILTVTAGGRQQKIIVLGGLAEVSEKGLTVLADVATSIEEIDRAQFADRIASMEAKLAEKEGSELDKAIERLDHFKSIQSQLNTTALH from the coding sequence ATGGCCACCTTCCACTTCGATCTTGTCTCCCCTGAAAAGCTCGCCTTCTCCGGCGAGGTCGATCAGGTCGACATTCCCGGCGTCGAGGGCGACTTCGGCGTTCTTGCCGGCCACGCACCCGTCGTCGCGGCGATCCGTCCCGGAATCCTGACCGTCACCGCTGGCGGCAGGCAACAGAAGATCATCGTGCTCGGCGGTCTGGCCGAAGTCTCAGAAAAGGGCCTGACAGTGCTCGCCGACGTCGCGACCTCCATCGAGGAGATTGATCGCGCCCAGTTCGCTGACAGGATCGCGAGCATGGAGGCCAAGCTGGCGGAAAAGGAAGGCTCCGAACTCGACAAGGCCATCGAGCGGCTGGATCACTTCAAGAGCATTCAGAGCCAGCTCAATACGACGGCGCTGCACTGA